The genomic region TGGCGAACATTCTCATCATTTTTAGCTTTGAGCTCACTCAGCTGGTCCTCAAGAGTCCTGCACACTTTCTCCAAATTGCCCTGTTAACAATATATGTAGaacaaacatttattgattttcattGGTTTTGTCATATCACTACCCTTGGTCGTATCTATACCAAACTGCCATAATTatctaaatatatttaaagcCCATAGTTTTTATAATTAGTATAATTAAATCAACTGGGGGTCACACGGTGATgtcgtggttagcactcttgcagcgagaagacccgggttcgagccccggttggaacaagggcctttctgcatggagtttgcatgttctccccgtgtgtgcgtgggttctctccgggttctccggcttcctcccacagtccaaaaacatgcaatgtggggattaggtaaattggacactctaaattgaccgtaggagtgagtgtgagagtgaatagttgtttgtctctagttgtgtgtggccctgcgatggactggcgaactgtccagggtgtaccccgcctatttaTGCAACCTAATGGTTGCATAAATCTGAAAGATTCACCTTAGCTTTGGCAACAGCCTCCATGTTGCTGGTGAGGTCATCGATCTCCATCTTGTACTcgctcttctccttctccagcttctGCTTGACACGCTGGAGGTTGTCGATCTGCTCTCCCAACTCAGCAACACTGTCCGCCTGTTTCTTACGAAGAGCTGCTGCAGTGGATTCATGCTGCAGGGTTGCTTCTTCAAGGTCACGACGCAGCTTCTGGAACTCAGCCTCTCGCTTCTTGTTCATCTCAATCTGAGCAGCTGTTGctcctccagcttcttcaaGCCTCTCACTGATCTCCTCAAGCTCCCTGGAGAGGTCAGCTCTCTGCTTCTCAACCTTTGCTCTTGCAGCCCTTTCAGCCTCAATTTCCTCCTCCAGTTCCTCAATACGAGCCTACATTTGATGACAGTGGTATAATGAAGTCTTCATAACAGAATTGTAAAGTTTTGGTAAGGGTTtactaaataaatgttgttacCTGGAGTTCTTTGATCTTCTTCTGAAGCTGTGCACCAAGGGACTGTTCATCCTCAATCTTGCTGAGGAGCTGGCTGATTTCAAAGTCCTTCCTGTAAGAGCAATGAAGAAAATAGTCAGTCTTCTTTCAATTCTGGCAATGTCTTAATGACATTTGCAttacacagaacaaaaaaatgtgttattgtttttgtcctgaCTGAATATCTTAAAATGATCAGGAAAATTATTTGTGAGGAGCTGTCTTATGTCAAAGTTTTCCTTAAAAATAGACAGCTTTCATTGCCATTTTTCACACTGTTCTTGGGGTGTCACTTTTGAGTAACAACTGAATACAATTCAAAACATACTTTTTGATTTTCTCATCAGACTGCTGCTTGTCATTCTCCAGATCCATAACGGATTCTTGAGCCAGTTTCAGATCTCCCTCCAGCTTCCTCTTGGATCTCTCAAGGTCCATGCGGAGCTTCTTCTCTTGCTCCAGAGATCCTTCAAGCTAAGAGATGACAGCTTGGTTGTAGGTTTTTAAAACCTAGTACATCAATACTGTAAATGTCTCTGCAGAGAAAACTACATTTTGCAAGCAACACTTTACTCACATCATCCACTTGTTGTTCCAGCTTTGTCTTGGCCTTGGTGAGAGTGTTGACTTTGTCTTCCTCTGCCTGCAGATCATCCAGAGTCTGCTGGTGGGCCTCTTGGAGGGCTTTCTTCTCTTTGCTCAACTTGGCAATGGACTCATCTTGAGATGCCATTTCCTCTGTCAGATTTTTCACCTAAAATGGTTTGGAAAGTTAAATATTTTCcacaaagttaaataaataaaaagaacacaagGCATAACGTCATAATGTCTGTATGTTTCTGTATGACTATAATGTAAAATACCGTTCAAATACCAAACCTTGTTTTCTGTGGCAtgtttctccttctccactTTAGCCAAGGTGAGCTCCAAGTCATCAATGTCCTTCTTCAGCTCAGAGCACTCatcctccagcttcctcttctTTGCAGTGAGTTCTgcattcatttcttcttcatcctccagtCTCTCAGTTGTCTCTTTGAGTTTGGCCTCGAGCTGGATCTTGCTCTTAATGAGCCCTTCACACCTTTCTTCAGCATCAGAGAGATTATCAACTTCCTAAAGgatattttgaatataaaatagTGTGAAGTATAAAATGTGTGCTGTTTTGTTGAGTATGgtatgaaattatatttttgtaaatacacatacacaatatgGATGCAACTATTAGATAAATACTAGATGTCACTTACAGATGCCACTTGCAGTTGTAGGTCATTCTTTTCCTGCAGGAGGGAAACCATTTTCTCCTCCAGTTCCTTCTTTTTGGCCAGAGCCGTAGCCAGGTCTGTTTGCATCTTGTCATAGTTGTCTTTCATCTGTTGCAGCTCCTTCTCAGTCTCAGCACTCTTCAGAAGAGGCTTGATCTTGAAGTACAGTTTCAACCATGGCCAGTTTTTCACATTCATGAATGAACGAATGTTGTACTGGATGGAGAAGATAGATTCTCTACAAAGTACATCAAATTATAAcataatgtcagttttttttagaACCTGgtacacatttaatgaatgaacaCTTAAACTAGACAGAATACTGGTGTTTATTGTGCTGTAATCTTACCTCCTCTCCATCATCTTAACAAACTCCTTTCTCATGACATAACCTCTGCAGAGGGCCTGAGTCATGGTCACCAGCGTAGCCAGTTTCTCATCTCTCATCTCCTCCAGGGTACCCAGCAGACCCGCTTTAAAGAACACCTTGTTGCCAAATAAAGGAAACATTCATCAGTAAATATTGATACTACTACACATAATGTACATACACCAGCACAACCATGAATATTGTTTATAGACTTGTACCTTTGTGTGCCCAAACTTGTACTGAGTGTGGTCCACATCAATGGAGCCCAGCAGCTTCTCTGAAGCTTTCTTGTTATCAATGAACTGTCCCTCGGGGATGACACTGGCATTCAGAACTTTGTATCTACAGGAGAAAGtgatgattttgttgttgcatgTCTTCTTGTGTTCCATCATCATGATACCTTGACTTGACTTTTTTGTAATCAAAAGTAGTGTTACCTCTGCTTGAAGTCACCATAGAGGATTCTGCTGGGGAAACCCTTTCTGCAAATTCTGATGCCTTCCAGCACACCATTACACCTCAGCTGGTGGATGACCAAGGCGTTCTCCATAAGACCTGGGAGTTGGAAGTTAATAAATTAACATGTTCATTTGcacaaaatatcaaaatgtaAGACTATGACCTTCTTACCTGGGGTCTTTGTTTCATTGGGAATCAGGCAACGCACAAAGTGAGGATGAGTGCTCCTCAAGTTGGTCATCAGCTTGCCCAAGTTCTCCTGTGGATCAGTGACAAAAGACAGTCTGTTAGCGTTGTTTCATTATGATAATTTTGATTGTAATCCAAAGATATACAAACATACTCTGAAAAGAGCAGACACAGTCTGGAAAGAACCACCCTTCTTCTTGCCAGCCTTCTTGCCAGCAGCCTctgaaaatgtttgtaaaattTAATTTCTTCCAAAACTGAAAAAGGTTAAATAAGTGAAAAAGTGAACTATAATGCATACATTATAGTGCAGTACAAACACTGTGCTTTTGTCAAACTAGTTTCTTACCCTCAGTTCCAGCATGGGCAGCATACAGGAGAGCCAGCAGTTTGTTTGAAGACTTCTGGTAAAGCTGAACCACTGAATCGTTCAGGGGGTCCTTGTTCTTGTCCAGCCAGCCAGTGATGTTGTAGTCCACTGTACCAGCATAGTGAACCAGGGAGAAGTGAGCCTCAGCCTTGCCCTTTCCAGGCTTTGGCTTTTCAAAGGCCTTGGTCTTGCCAAGATGCTGATCGTGCAGCTTGTTCTTGAAAGTTGTGTCAGAGGCCTTGGGGAACATGCACTCCTCTTCAAGGATGGAGAAGATGCCCATTGGCTGaggaaaatcaacatttcatgTAACATGAAAACGAACCTGTGGAAGCAACCATTTGCACTTTACAAAAGAAATAACGTATATGGCGAGGTTGCAACTTACCTTCTCAATCAGCTCAATGCAGGCAGCCAAGTCCATACCGAAGTCAATAAACTCCCACTCAATGCCTTCCTTCTTGTACTCCTCTTGCTCCAGGACAAACATGTGGTGGTTGAAAAACTGTTGCAGTTTCTCATTGGTAAAGTTGATGCAGAGTTGCTCCAAGCTGTTGAACTGTTATCATGGGAAGTTGATCAGTTTCAATGCAAAATTGTGAAATGTTGAACAGCTGAAATAATGCATATTACTCACATCAAAGATCTCGAATCCGGCGATATCCAACACTCCGATGAAGAATTGTCTTGACTGCTTTGTGTCCAGCATCTCATTGATACGGATGACCATCCACAAGAACATTTTCTCATAAATAGACTTGCACAGAGCCATGGTAGAATTATTCACCTGAAAATAGAGCAACATTTTAGGAACcagtttattattgttttgtcatTGATGAATTGACATCTAAGATTCCCTCTGTCTTTGTACCTGTGGGACAGTCTGACCTTTGGTCACCATCTCATTTCCGACCTTGACTCTTGGGTAACACAGAGCTTTCAGCATATCAGCTGAGTTCAGGCCCAGGAGGTAAGCAATTTTGTCAGCCACTGATGGAAAGACAAATCTTAAAATCAGTGAATGCTCATGTTTTGAATAATGTGTATCATTTATTGCAGACATGTTTGAAGAGAAATACTATGAAGTTTACCCTCAGTGCCATCAGGTTCCGCCTGCTCCTCACGCTGCTTCTGCTTGAATTTCATGCTTCCATGATGCAGCACAGCACCAGTCAGCTTGTAGATGCCCAGCTTTTCCTCTGCATTGAATCCCAAAATGTCAATGGCAGTCTGCAttgcaaaaaaatgtattcattaattttattaattaatttcttatCAAGATTACAATCCAGatattaataaaatgtgaatttttacATCTGTTGCAATGAACTCCTCCACGTCATCGATACTCTTGACAGTGATTTCACCCTGACTGATCATTGGATAGTCATAGGGGTTGGTGGTGATCAGAAGTGCCTCTAGAAAAACAGATAGAAAATTCATGAGATTTTCTCATGATGGTGTTTGTAGTGTCTTTTTACATGAAGAAATACATGAAAGagtaattatataaataattgtaCAACAATTTTCATGTTTTATCATACCCAACAACTCAGGCTTGTGGCCAGTCATCAGCTGATAGAAGATATGGTAACTCCTCTCAGCAGACAGCTGGAAGGTGACACGTGACTTCTCCAGCAGATCTGTTGAATACCATTGCATGTATAACATCATGCAACTACTAGTATTTAACAGTTAAAATTCACACAtaagtgacaaaacaaaatgtatataattaCTTACAAGTTTCAATATCTGCAGAGGCCAGCTTGCCAGTGGTGCCAAAGTGAATTCTGATGAATTTACCCTgaacatttattcatgtgttaCTATGATTCTTGATTTGCAGCTCAAGAAGGCCaaattaatttagtttttctATTTAGTAATTCTACTCACAAAACGAGAGGAGTTGTCATTCCTGATAGTCTTTGCATTACCATAGGCCTCAAGCAAAGGGTTGGCTGCAACGATTTGATCCTCCAGTGAACCCTAAAACAatgtattcataaaaataagatacatgtatatatttctcaagcatttatatatacattatttagCATAATATCACAGTAGGTTGAAGGACATTCCTTTTTAGTCAAAGCAACCATACCTTCATTTTGCCAGGATCTGCTTCCTTCTTAGAGGAAGTCATTGCAATTATAGCAAAGTACTGGATGACACGCTTGGTGTTGACAGTCTTTCCTGCACCAGATTCTCCACTGGAGAAGAGAGGAGTGCATTGTGTTGattgtacacatgtacacatgatTGTATTACTATTTGTAAAGTTTCCTTATTCTGCTATTTTAGTATTACTCACGTGATAAGGACAGACTGGTTCTCACGATCTGAAATGAACAATATCATAGTGTTTATATTTCATGTCATATCTGCTTTGTCTCATTTAGTGTGTCATGGTAAGATGAATTCATGTCTCCTccaaaaataacataaattaccAGTGAGCATGAACTGATAGGCATTGTCGGAGATGGAGAAGATGTGGGGTGGTGCCTCAATCCTCTTCTTGCCTCTGTAGGCAACAACAACTCTAGCATCGTACACTGGAAGCCACTTGTAGGGGTTCACGACGACACAGAACAGGCCAGAGTAGGTCTGGAAAAGAGAGCAATGTCCAAAACTCACTATTACTCCATTTGACATCCATGTAATTTCAGTTTAAACTCAATTGGTGGAAGTAGCTGTGGTGAAAAGAAACCACCAAGTAAccattagtttttgtttatttattcacctTGTTTCCAGAGGCGCTATCCCACAATACACAATAAATCTAATCTAACAGTGTTTAagtaacacaaaaaaattaattgaattCTTTGAGTTTATTATTATTCGGAAATGCCAGTTCTGCTTCAGTGGCAGTATGCACTAGGAGTTCATGCAGGGTATCATGAGGGACAGGAATAAAGTGGATATAGTCACTTTGATCCACACTTACGTAGATCATCCATGATGCATAACGCTCTTTGAGGTTATACAACACGCAAGGCTCATTGAGGTGGGTCATCATGGCCATGTCTTCAATCTTGTCAAACTTTGGAGGGTTCCTGGGGTCGATTTCATCCTCTTTCACAGTGACAGTCTGAAAAGGAAATTTGAGTTCAGAGTTTCAAatgaaactcacacacacacaaggttagatggatagacagatagacGGGTCACACCAACCTTTCCACCATCTGTTTCCACTGTGGCCTTGCCACCCTCCTTCTTCACAAGTTTGCCCTTGACATACATCTCAGCAGGATCAGTCACAAAGAAGGCACTTTTGGCATCAAATGGAATGTTTTGTGCCTCAATTCTCTCCTTTTGTGACTTCCGGAGGTAGATGGACGCCGGGCCATACTCGTCCAACTCTGCGTCGGTGCTCATGGTGGCACTTTAGTTGAGCCTGTGGGTTAGTCAATGACACAGTAGTGTTAAATGTTTATGATAGTATTTTTCATTCTACCATGGACGTTCTTTTTAATGCAAACATACCGAAGCTTATCCCAAAATGTGTGGCACAGATATGATGTTGTCCAGGAATGCCTTTAAAGAGAGATTgagatttgtctttgtgtcagtTGTTGATAATAAGATATTTGGGTTTTTTGACCATTATAGGctgtttcaaaaatacaagttttttcattttctgatacttctgtgtgctgttgtgttccttttttgttcacttttatGTTGCAGATTGAATTgcaatttaaataattttgtcCTGCACATGGACAAAATGTTTCTCTTTTGATGGTCAACTGACCAACTGTGTCATATGTGTCATATTTGTCTAGTGCCTACAACTAGAAACAACAGTCACTCTGCTTACATGTTTACAGCCCCTAATGACTCAACAAGACTATTCACTATTACATGCCAATAATACTCAGTTATATATTAAGCATACACATTTCAACGTCTTTGAAAGCATCATTTTGATCATTGATATTAAATTGATTATATGACATTCAAAACATATAATCCATTATTGTTTTATAGAATAAAAGCTCATTAGATTAGAAGGAACATACACaaagcacaaacctgtgtggGATGCCTGTCAGTTCTCAGAGGAGCCTGAGTCTCCTGCATTTATAGAGGCATAAGCTGCCTTGTCAGCAGGAGTCTGCCTCTAGATTTGGTCAAACATCCCTGTCATCGTCATATCCATCTTGTGACATTGCTGGTTTAGAATGCTTTTTTCTGTCCAAGATATAGTATTGCAGAAACCTCAAAAtagaattgaaaaaaagaaaaaaaatattttgtgaaAATACTCCAGCGAgcttgaattttattttaagaattaTATTAACAGTTTTATAAGAACGAACAGGCTAATAGAAGAGATTCCAATTTTATGACTACatattaacatttcatttaacatataatttttttttaaaaaactatttaatctattcattttttGAGCTCTCCAACACTTTCCAACACACTGGCATTGAGTGTCAGTTTGCCAGCTTGTCCACATTTTGAATGCTGAAATTAATATAACAAATGTAAGTGAAATAACATCCAACTAATATCACTCATGCAGTAACAGTaatatttgaacatgttttatcGAGAGGTTTGAATTTCTGCTCTAATAATTAATGAACTCATACACATTTAGATTCTGAGTTTCTTGAGATGCAAGAGCTTGTCTGTATTTACCCATGAAAATTAAACATGTCCCTAGCTTGGAATGGAACTTGGTGTTGGAGAAGCACGCAAGTACCACTGGTATATGGTTGCAGGACACTGGCACATCTTGTGATCCTCTAATAAAATTGAATGTAAGGCCGAGTCCATAAAGTTCAGTGAGTGTGACACCTTGCCTTAAAAGGACTCAAAATGTGTCTGTCATCGAGGCTGAGATAAGACCTATATTAAGTCCTGCTTGGATTTCAAAGATCTTTATCCTCAGGCTGCATTTTATTCTGAAGATATTGTTGCTGTCATGGAAACTCAGTGTCCTTGACAAACTATGCAAGTCTCATTTCAAGACACTGCTGGCAGTGGttcaaaaataaagacataCTTAATCCTACACAAACAACTGTTTCAGAAAATTAACAGACTATACACATCACATTTAACCTTATAACTGTAAACATGAATTAAACCGTATTTGTCCATAGTATATCTACCATTCCCTTTACTAACACAGATACAATTATCTGTGTACCTGTGTTTAATTATACCAGCATGTAAATGTCTTCTACAATACACATTCaatacacattcacattcaagcTGAtctattcagttttaataaaaaaaataataacaatacattgaAAACTGGTGCAAGCTAGTGATTAATACACTTGACCTTTATGGGCCTGGGGCAGTTATACCAGCTGTCAGTTGACctgaaatgattttgttttgcaatGTGCAAACTTTTACAAAGCATTTGATTTGGTtgaacattcattcatattaaaATATGAAGTAGTAACTATGCACCCAGCTTGTGAGCATGAGCTCTTCACACTTCTGCATTTTCCACTCAATTGCACCATCCCAGCTGTCCAATGGGGTGGTCTGTTCCACCATGATGATGATCGTTCTGTGCTGGCCGACCAGAGTACCATGTCTGGATGAAGGGAGGTTATTGCAATCTGCTGTCAGAACTTCAGTCAGTGACTGAGGTGCATTTTTAGTGCCTAATTACCTTCCATTTATAGCAAGGACCACTTCCTTCCCCTTGCCCTACAAGTCGATGATGGTATTGTTGGTTTGCACCATTTTCTTCCAGTCTGCAAGCCTTGATAACTTTAGCTGATTAATGCTGaattgttttattcaacacaaagacacattatGCATGATGCATTGCTGTGGCATCTTTTATGAAATGGGAGGAATTAAGTTTTATTGTGACGTGATTATGAAATATAACATAAACAAACTGTCTGTAAAACTATTGGATAGCAACCAGCAAGTTCTTTAATAGTCTGAGCTCCTAGGGGGCCTGCCCCTCTGTGGAGTGGGGTGGGACTAAATCATTTTGGTCAAGGGATGGCCGGGGTGTCACCGTGTGGTCCCGGCCTGGCCTGGATTGGCCCCTTCCCAGCACGGGATACGGCATTGCCAGTTGGGAGGCTGGCACCCTAAAGTCTGACTACTCCTGCTTGCCACTTGCGTACTGGGCAGAGGggtcatttttgtttaattacttTGGGAGTGCAgcattgtttttagtggctctgtctgtctgtgtgtgcttctgcacttgcttgcaatatgagcaacaaAGACTTTAGACTTCTTTAGGCTTCTTTAGACCCTGACGGATTCAAACACATAACCTTCTGATCTGGACTCAGACACTCTACCCTTGcgccacagagtctgttacacataTAGGCCGACAGGGGCTTGTTCCGTGAATGGGGGgaagtctgccatctttgattgccttgttgttgatgttattactGTCACAGCATGGCAACCTGTACTTTCTTTAGtggactctctgtctctctctctctctctcttactcttaTTCTTactctctcttactctctcactctctctctctctctctctctctctctctctctctctctctctctcactatatctctctctctctcactctctcactccttTTTTCCCTTCCCCTTGTCTCCACTCCTCTTGAAGTTAAGAACCAGAAATTGATAGCAGTGAGACAGGTGCACTCAGTTTCACACAATGTGCTGCTAGGATACAAATGATTGATATGTTAAATTCAAGATGAGAGGTACCATATGCGTGAGACATTATGCTGGTTATTTCAAGTCTCAGCTGAAGCATCAGTCAGAAGTTTACTCATGaaggggagagacagacagaatcaCAGCAGCAGATAGGAGTCATTTAACTTCGCCATTGAGATCTGAAGGatgcacctgtgtgtctgtgtgcttatATGCACAGtctaaacacacagacacaatctgTGTGTGACTAGCGTACTTTGCATCTTAGGTGGTTCTGATTGACTCAAATTACGTACATGTAGCTGTCTGTGTGCTTTTacagataaagcagcaaacaatgagtgagtgagtgatttccACATCACCTATCACGCTATatccacatttcacacattttcatgtaCTTGGAAGTGatatataaacacaattttaatcCCACATAACTAACTGATTTAGAGAAATATGTTTGGTCCATCTTACATTAAGTGTATTTGAAGAGAAACCCTCTCAATTATGAGAGATTTACTTAGAGGTCTTGTATGTTACAGTTTTTCTCGATTGCTAAGACACATTTCTTGAAAGCTGCTCTCCTTTTCTctaaactgtgaacacaaaccCAATTTTCAAGCTACATTCACAAAACCTCCGACTCTTcttgcaaaaccaaactttCACCTCAAAACAGTTCAATCTGTGCTCAAAACTGAACTATGTTGTCAAATCGTGCCCCAAgtcaatcaaaattaaaaacactactgAACAGTCACTAAACACTAcgtag from Solea senegalensis isolate Sse05_10M unplaced genomic scaffold, IFAPA_SoseM_1 scf7180000013955, whole genome shotgun sequence harbors:
- the LOC122760710 gene encoding myosin heavy chain, fast skeletal muscle; the encoded protein is MSTDAELDEYGPASIYLRKSQKERIEAQNIPFDAKSAFFVTDPAEMYVKGKLVKKEGGKATVETDGGKTVTVKEDEIDPRNPPKFDKIEDMAMMTHLNEPCVLYNLKERYASWMIYTYSGLFCVVVNPYKWLPVYDARVVVAYRGKKRIEAPPHIFSISDNAYQFMLTDRENQSVLITGESGAGKTVNTKRVIQYFAIIAMTSSKKEADPGKMKGSLEDQIVAANPLLEAYGNAKTIRNDNSSRFGKFIRIHFGTTGKLASADIETYLLEKSRVTFQLSAERSYHIFYQLMTGHKPELLEALLITTNPYDYPMISQGEITVKSIDDVEEFIATDTAIDILGFNAEEKLGIYKLTGAVLHHGSMKFKQKQREEQAEPDGTEVADKIAYLLGLNSADMLKALCYPRVKVGNEMVTKGQTVPQVNNSTMALCKSIYEKMFLWMVIRINEMLDTKQSRQFFIGVLDIAGFEIFDFNSLEQLCINFTNEKLQQFFNHHMFVLEQEEYKKEGIEWEFIDFGMDLAACIELIEKPMGIFSILEEECMFPKASDTTFKNKLHDQHLGKTKAFEKPKPGKGKAEAHFSLVHYAGTVDYNITGWLDKNKDPLNDSVVQLYQKSSNKLLALLYAAHAGTEEAAGKKAGKKKGGSFQTVSALFRENLGKLMTNLRSTHPHFVRCLIPNETKTPGLMENALVIHQLRCNGVLEGIRICRKGFPSRILYGDFKQRYKVLNASVIPEGQFIDNKKASEKLLGSIDVDHTQYKFGHTKVFFKAGLLGTLEEMRDEKLATLVTMTQALCRGYVMRKEFVKMMERRESIFSIQYNIRSFMNVKNWPWLKLYFKIKPLLKSAETEKELQQMKDNYDKMQTDLATALAKKKELEEKMVSLLQEKNDLQLQVASEVDNLSDAEERCEGLIKSKIQLEAKLKETTERLEDEEEMNAELTAKKRKLEDECSELKKDIDDLELTLAKVEKEKHATENKVKNLTEEMASQDESIAKLSKEKKALQEAHQQTLDDLQAEEDKVNTLTKAKTKLEQQVDDLEGSLEQEKKLRMDLERSKRKLEGDLKLAQESVMDLENDKQQSDEKIKKKDFEISQLLSKIEDEQSLGAQLQKKIKELQARIEELEEEIEAERAARAKVEKQRADLSRELEEISERLEEAGGATAAQIEMNKKREAEFQKLRRDLEEATLQHESTAAALRKKQADSVAELGEQIDNLQRVKQKLEKEKSEYKMEIDDLTSNMEAVAKAKGNLEKVCRTLEDQLSELKAKNDENVRQLNDINAHKARLQTENGEFSRQLEEKEALVSQLTRGKQAFTQQIEELKRHIEEEIKAKNALAHAVQSARHDCDLLREQYEEEQEAKAELQRGMSKANSEVAQWRTKYETDAIQRTEELEEAKKKLAQRLQDAEESVEAVNSKCASLEKTKQRLQGEVEDLMIDVERANSLAANLDKKQRNFDKVLAEWKQKYEESQAELEGAQKEARSLSTELFKMKNSYEETLDHLETMKRENKNLQQEISDLTEQLGETGKSIHELEKAKKTVETEKSEIQSALEEAEGTLEHEEAKILRVQLELNQVKGEVDRKLAEKDEEMEQIKRNSQRVIDSMQTTLDAEVRSRNDALRVKKKMEGDLNEMEIQLSHANRQASEAQKQLRNVQGQLKDAQLHLDDALRGQEDMKEQVAMVERRNGLMLAEIEELRVALEQTERGRKVAEQELVDASERVGLLHSQNTSLLNTKKKLESDLVQVQGEVDDTVQEARNAEEKAKKAITDAAMMAEELKKEQDTSSHLERMKKNLEVTVKDLQHRLDEAENLAMKGGKKQLQKLESRVRELEAEVEGEQRRGADAVKGVRKYERRVKELTYQTEEDRKNVTRLQDLVDKLQLKVKAYKRQSEEAEEQANTHLSRLRKVQHEMEESQERADIAESQVNKLRAKSREHGKSDSAE